The sequence below is a genomic window from Stigmatopora nigra isolate UIUO_SnigA chromosome 4, RoL_Snig_1.1, whole genome shotgun sequence.
ttctcgctccggtatattgacctccatggctcagaaggaccaaaatgtcaggttcattaataattaccttcgtccgtaattatcaataactgcaggaagacatcttattcaattattgacatttaattaaatagaaatggatacaacaatgggtaaaagcctccgaaggggagagtcagcaagtgtcaccttacaacttccgaacgtctcctcgaatagacgttttcgtcccattcttatggtcacaagttacagagttgttgatcattccatcacgtatgagtaaaaacaacatctgggactacaataacaatctaataacaaaaacagggactagacctaacaacatttagattagagtaattatacaacctccttgacctaagaatcatataatataatcataatcatataatcgttacatacagaaaaacccgaagtgtacggttacataacgataacaatattcttgttattgtccgaatagccctgtcctcgtcaccaagggcccaccaaatctcaaggacccagattgggtggattgtttgtataaccatcctggaacaggctgtctaggttaaagatgacttggtgtgaccttaacacttttgaaaaacagaaagagaatgatttaacaaagtaatgaattaatacagagaaaagaaagagaatgatttaataaagaaatgaattaatataactattataatagtaaaacagaataaacccaacaaatagCGAGAGTCTAATTAGGATGGATTGTTAGAGGAAAGTGTATTTCGACAAGCAGCCATGGGAGGGAAAAAGGCCATTTGTAATGAAATGATCAATTAATTTGCCATCTAACATCTTCATAATGGACAAGAAAAAGGATATGATCACAAATATCCCACCTTCTTGCTGACCATAAACCAGTTAGGTTTGTGAAGTGGTCTGAAACCAACAGCTACTTGTTGAGTGTTGGCATAAAGAAGCCCTCTGGTGGCAACAGAGGATGCATATTGGCCCATGGTTTTGCTACTCTGAAGACAAATCAAAAGCAACAATAAAGCTTAGAAGAGTttacttcattcatttcattacaTGTGTAAACTGGCTgtttaagattgtttttttaaaatgtaatttgtattaaactttaaatttattattgtcattttttttaaatctatgcaCAGACTAACCATCCAGTTAGAAGTGAAGATATCAGCGTCAGACATATACTCGCTGGCTTTATCGATATCATCCATCTCTGAGAAGAAATCCAGGTAATTCTGGTGAAGGAACAGATTGAAGAACTCTCCAGACACGTACGAATGTTCGATTACCCACTGTGGCACATGAGAGAGAAGAGATTACTTCAGTGTTCATAAAGAGCTTCCTTATGGTATATTCCTGTATATTTCAAACACTGTGTACCTCAGGGTCCACCTGTAAGGCTTCTCTGTGATGTTGAGAAAGGTGTGATGGTAGCCCAGGTCCACTTTCACCTGTTTTAATATCTTCAGGACTGCCTCCTAAATTTAAACAACATAAATGATTTCCCAATTACAGATGTTAAATCCAATGGACATTGTGCTATACATAAGTAAAATGAGAAAACAGggatttcaaaatatttaatcTTCATTAGCAATGATACTACTATATTTGTTTTACCATTAACTGTGTCTTGCAACATAGAGAATTTCTTATTTGTGTTGGGGATAATGTCATAACGAAGGCTGAAATAGAATCAGTAAGACTCACTTTTACAATGGAGTATTTTTCCCAATGCTCTGAACAGGAACAGACAAGTATCCTTCATTCCCATGGTTTGCTCTTCTTCTTTGCCCTTTGTTGACTTTGATTTTTTCCGTGATGTTGCTTTGCAAGCAGCCTTAACCTGTAATTTCAAACTATCATTCCCTCTCAACCTTTCCCTTTCCTTTGAAtcgtctgaaaaaaaaatcaaacagtgCTATGACGTGAATCAGTAAGAATGAAACATTGGCTTTACCGGttacagtatttgtatttatcaaTAACAGACCTGGAACAGAGGCAAATTGCAGATTATTGACAGCACTGCGAATGTCTCCTGCACTTCCAGAACACACCATCTCCAATATAGTAGGATTTGGGACAATGGCCCTTCCAGCACTCTGCGTAAAGTTAAACAGTTGTcagaaaatatatgaaaacaaagTAGATTCAAATCAGCACCAGTGGTGGGTCACCTTTTCATTTTCATGGGTTAGAATACGAGTCAGAACCTTCATCATAGTAGTTGGAGCCACTGGATTAAAACTGGAAACAGAATGgcaagaataaaaaatattcaatacttCATTCCTGATAGTCTTCAAGATGTATTTAAACTTACCTGATGGTAGTGATATCCAGTTCCTCCAGGATTTCCTTGGGAAAAAGCAATCTTGAGCTGCTGTCTCCATTTACGCTATTGGACACAATGAACACTAGGGGGCAGCGACTGGTCTTCCCAAAAATCCTGAAACAAACGTCAAAACATGATGATGACCCAAACATATACTACGTATATTTAGCACACAGaaaaaatcttacttgaatCAGTTATCTCAATTAAATCTAAATTGGGCGATCAATGTTTCCAATGACAATGTGGTCCTCGAACCAGTGatcttgtttgttatttttctaaatggaaATTTAAGTTTCTGACTCACCTAAGAATATCATGCAGCTCACTAGGCTTCCGGTAAAACTGGTTTGGGAATTCctgatgaaaaatacaaatcaacGCTGATCCATGGCACTGCTAGTAGTTATACAGTATGTATTGTACAATTGGTGAGAGATGGTTTAACAATATAAGTCATCAAGGGCAAAATTATAAAACAGGAAAATCAGGATCATTTCTGCACCCACCTCAACCAATATTAGCTTCATTCCTGTCTGTGTTTTATCACCCACCATCTTTAGGCAGTTGTACTTGTTGGCTCTCAGAAGAAATTCCTGAAATTGGACTGATTGTGAGGTAGTATTTTCACCAGTTGTTCTCCTGTctaacacaaaacacacacagagaAGCAAATAAGGAAGGGTATTGATTGATAAGCTTTTATCAGAATttatttgacacaaaaaaaacaaagctcatcttaaatacaaaataagacaaatatGAGAATACTTTTGCCAGTATATTTTGGCTAAATCTCAGACAAGCAATTGTAAAATAACGACCTCACGTCTAATATACTCACCATAATCAGTGTTGGTGTACGTGTATAGGTAAGGTGGGTTGGTCCACTCCTGGATTCTAAGACCCAGCTCCCGGGATAAAACTTGTACTGTAGCAGTCTTTCCGCACCCAGAAGGGCCTGTTAACAGAAGTAGTCCTCCCTATGAAGAACAGAAGAATACAAGTACATAAAATAGAGACATCCTTTACAGCATCCCTTAGGTAGTcattcaaaatatgaaaaactttTAACTTAAAGATTCATGTCATGACGATGCTTAGGAACTgaaacaacatgaaaaaaaataataataataatacaaatttaaaaagttaattCTCATTTATTGGCTTGTGAATGTACTCCTAATACATGTTTATATAATTAGGCTCATGTAATAAAGGACGCTACCTCACTTGGAACTTGAGAATGAAAATTTCCAGCCATACCTGTGATGCATCTGTATGAAGTCTCAGCCAATTCTCTACTTCTTCTATCTTCTTCTTGTGAACCGCTAAATCAACCTGCACAAAAAACTCAAGATTAAacttgaactcattggctgccattgacagtaaaaGATGCCCATTACATCTGGGAGGAATGGCAGTGAATTATCCTGTTTCAGTGCTTTCAATGGAAACAGACATTAGCAGGGAACATTTGAATATGCGGAGAAAAGGTAAAGACCATAAGAAAATGTTAgattaggaggaaaaaaatgagaggTGAAGAATATGCAAGGTCGGCTGAAAACACTGACCTTTGCACATGGCATGTGTCTGTCCACCCAAGGTTCATCCTGTTCCCCGAGGCTGAAGTGCTTTTGTGGGTAGTTGGCACAAGGGTCGACACTGCCAGTTTGCCCTTTCTTCTTCCGTTGTCTCACCGATTCATTTTGAGaccccgaaattttactccttTTCTTTCTAGAGGCATTTAAGTGCTCTCTCTTAAAATCGCTGAAAGATGGATCTACCCAACATTTCGTCTGCGGAAAAGATCACATTGCAATTCACTTTTTATTGCAACACTTGAAAAGGTTTGACACATTCAGAAGATGTATtggtaacaaaaacaacacacattAGCTACATAAACTACCAGGAATTGATGACTTTTTCCAACTCACACTGCATGAAGCAACGTTATCTTCCAGGGACgtctttttcattttcactttataACACTTCACATTGAGTCTACCGAGTCCTgcataacagaaaaaaagtatatgaTGGTTGAGcatggacatttaaaaaatactaaatcatGTATTACCTAGGCTCTTTTATACACAGCAAGGTAGTGAAGTGGAATGGACTACTAACTTGACATCGGGACGCTGTGAGCTAATAATCTATTTCTCTGGTtaaacataaatacaaaataaacgtGCCAAATTGAACTACTTTTGATCACATCGCATGCatttgcaaaataaacagtCACAAAGAAAATTAAGCATATTAACTTATCGTTCCTTCGTTTAATGCGGCGGACGCAGAATGTCGTAAATTGCATGATGTTTAACGTAAAGTGTGTTGATACGACACTTTACGGCAGTGTGTCTATGTGCGAATCGTAGAGGTAAATAAATCCGAGACAAAACCATAATAATGCTACGTATTTGTGACTTCTCTTtagttgatttttcttttcaatagtcaacataaatatttaagaaaataaccAAATGACGGTAGCATGTATTATGTTCTATGTTTCAGattgctgtaaaaaaatacacgTGTTGGGTCGTCGTAAGCCATGAAATCGAGAAGACAACCAAACATCCTCTTAACAGGTATTAAAAGACTTTCCTTAGTGTGATTTAGTTTGTATCGGATTTAAGAATATTTAAAGAGAAATACTGCAACAGTAGTTACGTAATCACCCACGTGCAAATGTGTGGTTATTTTGTCAGTTGGTGGGATTTATTATACTTAAAACACCAATTTAGCCGGCAAatttatgttgaaaaaaaaaaaaaacaacacataacCTCACAGTTTGATTTTATTCCTCTTTCATGTTTGCAAGTATTACTGTATCCTGTCAATAGTTTAACTATACTAAAACTTGTTCCAAGAAAACTTAGTAGAATCCAATGTAAAACATCCCAGAAAATGGGGAATTTTGTCTTTCTCTAAAATTGTTTGGGCCTTTTAAAAATACTATCCTTTCTGTACAACAGGAACTCCTGGTGTAGGAAAAACAACTCTTGGGAAGGAGTTGGCTCAGCGGACTGGGCTCACCTACGTTAACATAGGAGATCTAGCACAGGAAGGTAAAAAAGATTCCACGGATAGGCCATATCAGTGAATTATGCCTCCATTGACAAGATGCATTACTTCTCCCCAGGAGATCTTTACGACGGGTATGATGAAGTGTACCAGTGCCCCATTTTGGATGAAGACAGAGTATGTTAtccttcaattattttccaACTTACACCAGctcaacaaaacattttttaatgaatgatacATACCCTCCACTCTTATGAGATTTAGATTGAGATCATCCTTGAATATCTTGACATATATGTTGGTATCAGCAGtatgtctaaaatatttttttaaatgttccaaTTATGTGGCCTACAGGTTATAGATGAGTTAGAAGAGAAGATGTCACAGGGAGGTGTTATTGTTGACTACCATGGCTGTGACCTCTTCCCTGAACGATGGTTTCAAATTGTCTTTGTTCTCCGAACAGACAATACACAGCTCTACGCGCGACTAGAAAACAGGTACTCTTTACTTGTCTCTCTTGGAAGATTCACTGTCACATCTAACTGTCTGATCATTTAATTACTTGACAGGGGCTATACAGGAAAGAAGCTGCAGGACAATCTGCAATGTGAAATATTTCAGACCATCTATGAGGAGGCAATGGAGGCCTACAAGGAGGAGCTTGTTCACCAGCTGCCAAGCAACAGTCCCGAGGACATGGAGAACAACTTGGAACAGATAGCACAGTGGACTGAGAAGTGGATTAAAGACCACAATTAGACTGGCGACTGGCTAGCAGATAAAATATTGTATGTTTGAGGGAGGGGGGTCATTTGTCCCCATTTCATAAATACTATAATCATGAATGTTGttcattatgtatttaaaaaaatatacatattcatcATTTGTGGGgcaaaaacattggaaaacaGCAGACAGAGCTCAGCAgcgaaacaacaacaaaacaaaacaaatgatggaGAAATCATGGCCACAATTGCAAAAGGCCAAAGGGCACATTTTTATTCCAATAAATAAGCTTCCTTAAGTGAAGCACACAATTATTGAGCTAGCTAGACAGGTATGGTTTTGGATTTGTGATCCAA
It includes:
- the LOC144196065 gene encoding adenylate kinase isoenzyme 6-like; this translates as MKSRRQPNILLTGTPGVGKTTLGKELAQRTGLTYVNIGDLAQEGDLYDGYDEVYQCPILDEDRVIDELEEKMSQGGVIVDYHGCDLFPERWFQIVFVLRTDNTQLYARLENRGYTGKKLQDNLQCEIFQTIYEEAMEAYKEELVHQLPSNSPEDMENNLEQIAQWTEKWIKDHN
- the LOC144196070 gene encoding cell cycle checkpoint protein RAD17-like: MKKTSLEDNVASCSTKCWVDPSFSDFKREHLNASRKKRSKISGSQNESVRQRKKKGQTGSVDPCANYPQKHFSLGEQDEPWVDRHMPCAKVDLAVHKKKIEEVENWLRLHTDASQGGLLLLTGPSGCGKTATVQVLSRELGLRIQEWTNPPYLYTYTNTDYDRRTTGENTTSQSVQFQEFLLRANKYNCLKMVGDKTQTGMKLILVEEFPNQFYRKPSELHDILRIFGKTSRCPLVFIVSNSVNGDSSSRLLFPKEILEELDITTISFNPVAPTTMMKVLTRILTHENEKSAGRAIVPNPTILEMVCSGSAGDIRSAVNNLQFASVPDDSKERERLRGNDSLKLQVKAACKATSRKKSKSTKGKEEEQTMGMKDTCLFLFRALGKILHCKRGSPEDIKTGESGPGLPSHLSQHHREALQVDPEWVIEHSYVSGEFFNLFLHQNYLDFFSEMDDIDKASEYMSDADIFTSNWMSSKTMGQYASSVATRGLLYANTQQVAVGFRPLHKPNWFMVSKKHRENCLAARCLFRRFCLNGFSLQTELLPYLAKLANPFRNQESDLMLMQEVHKANSLDDDLAAGDLGDGMIVRTTSNSIRQKRPSSSGPQGLILPDTDLYGQSQTREAACIPRMMTEGWERSSSWKTSLMGNAGSFDDMSKEDLRDKILESVEIIDMLRCELEVAHRYLEGKFEALKILQGKAILEKATSHTKSLLQKSEEKAKALEKEVNSLQWELSFNQLKMKTSEQLWEQKYNRVITEKKTHAQRLKDRRKEPQYLPIGNSVLNQQCVERIHEKKDSQQSPERDTSVPECIAFNTCKCNGFQEACACNQMAAAIKNEVMHLQEELEFQRSKRKEALMVADAFRVAFEQQLRKRSEHFMLLAEANVPKSNHCKPEGSNRCHLISINQKLRGLLHSNIEVKMPDDLLDALYKLLDLLNDKDEALAHQRKVSIMLAHKAEEMQKKLHSHRQSPEPVTSLKKPQLTTWNQKPHQQTNASTESLFQPPPLSII